A genomic window from Candidatus Kouleothrix ribensis includes:
- a CDS encoding GNAT family N-acetyltransferase: MVDQPSAAPRATLRNGRDVLIRPLAEQDRAALLAFGQQLLQDDLLYLEDDFQSPEIIARLVNAHEAENWRQIVAEADGTIIGYSAVRRLVGWSSHVADILLLVSPEWRRAGVGVVLAQAIFGAARELGVNKVIVEVLDEQHSGRAIFERLGFRVEGTLSKHARDRLGHYRDLLVLAYHVR, encoded by the coding sequence ATGGTCGATCAACCGAGCGCGGCGCCGCGAGCGACGCTGCGAAATGGCCGGGACGTGCTGATCCGCCCGCTTGCCGAGCAGGACCGGGCAGCGCTGCTGGCGTTTGGGCAGCAGCTGTTGCAGGATGATTTGCTGTATCTCGAAGACGATTTCCAGAGTCCCGAAATCATTGCGCGGCTGGTGAACGCGCACGAGGCCGAAAACTGGCGGCAGATCGTGGCCGAAGCGGATGGCACGATCATTGGCTACAGCGCGGTGCGCCGGCTGGTCGGCTGGTCGAGCCATGTGGCCGACATTCTGCTGCTGGTGAGCCCTGAGTGGCGGCGTGCCGGGGTTGGTGTGGTGCTGGCACAGGCGATCTTCGGCGCGGCCCGCGAGCTGGGTGTGAACAAGGTGATTGTTGAGGTGCTCGATGAGCAGCACTCAGGCCGTGCGATCTTCGAGCGGCTGGGCTTCCGAGTCGAAGGGACACTGTCGAAGCATGCGCGCGACCGCCTGGGCCACTATCGCGATCTGCTGGTGCTGGCGTATCATGTGCGCTAG